Proteins from one Coleofasciculus chthonoplastes PCC 7420 genomic window:
- a CDS encoding mannose-1-phosphate guanyltransferase, whose amino-acid sequence MRAVLMAGGSGTRLRPLTCDLPKPMVPVLNRPIAEHIINLLKRHNITEVIATLYYLPDVMRDYFQDGSDFGVQMTYAVEEEQPLGTAGCVKNIAELLDDTFIVISGDSITDFDLQAAIEFHKSRKSKATIVLYRVPNPVEFGVVITDEQMRIRRFLEKPSTSEIFSDTVNTGTYILEPSVLDYLPENTESDFSKDLFPLLLDKGEPMYGFVADGYWCDVGHLDAYRESHYDALDRKVEIDFAYEEQRSGLWVGQNTSIDPTAKIETPALIGSNCRIGPGVNIEAGTVIGDNVTVGAYADLKRPILWNGSIIGDEVHLRACVISRGTRVDRRAHVLEGAVVGSLSTVGEEAQISPSVRVWPSKKIESGARLNMNLIWGSTAQRNLFGQRGVQGLANIDITPEFAVKLGAAYGSTLKPGSQITVSRDQRSISRMVSRSLIAGLMSVGVHVQNLEATAIPIARLVVPTLAVTGGIHVRVHPDRPDYILLEIFDSHGINISKAKEKKIEGAYFKEDLRRSPIPDIGNVNYPSQLLDLYSVGFERHLNVQAIRNSGAKLVIDYAYAVSGAVLPVLLAKFGCDAVVLNASLNQMSLSADEREGLLTQLGQVVEALKANFGVQVSANGEQLILVDESGMPVRGETLTALMVSVMLTANPRSSVVVPVHTSSAVEQIARRHDGRVIRTKANPGALMEASQTNPNVVLGGSEEMGFIFPQLHPGFDAMFCIAKLIEMLTIQERSLGQIKSELPRVCHKTYTMRCPWTVKGALMRHLVETHANEDLELIDGVKIVDRHTDSWVLILPDAGEPLVHVFANSDDRNWVDENLRKYRTYVQEFIEQEQGLELPKAESTV is encoded by the coding sequence ATGCGAGCAGTGCTGATGGCAGGCGGTTCGGGAACACGTCTGAGACCACTAACCTGTGATCTGCCCAAACCCATGGTGCCGGTACTCAATCGACCGATCGCCGAACACATTATCAACCTACTCAAACGCCATAACATTACCGAAGTCATTGCTACACTTTACTACCTCCCCGATGTGATGCGGGATTATTTCCAAGATGGCAGTGACTTTGGCGTGCAAATGACGTATGCGGTCGAAGAAGAGCAGCCCCTCGGTACTGCCGGTTGCGTAAAAAATATTGCCGAACTACTCGATGATACCTTCATTGTGATCAGTGGTGACAGCATCACCGACTTCGATTTGCAAGCCGCCATTGAATTCCACAAAAGTCGTAAGTCGAAAGCCACCATTGTTCTCTACCGCGTCCCCAATCCTGTGGAATTTGGGGTGGTAATTACCGATGAACAAATGCGGATTCGCCGCTTTTTAGAAAAACCCTCAACCAGTGAGATTTTCTCAGATACGGTAAATACAGGCACTTACATCTTAGAACCCTCTGTCCTAGATTACCTGCCCGAAAACACAGAATCTGACTTTTCTAAAGACCTGTTTCCCCTACTTTTAGACAAAGGGGAACCTATGTATGGCTTTGTCGCGGATGGATATTGGTGTGATGTGGGACACCTGGATGCTTACCGCGAATCCCATTACGATGCCTTAGATAGAAAAGTAGAGATTGACTTTGCCTACGAAGAACAGAGATCAGGACTATGGGTGGGACAAAATACCTCGATTGATCCTACGGCTAAAATCGAAACCCCAGCCCTAATTGGCAGTAATTGTCGCATTGGTCCAGGGGTGAATATTGAAGCCGGAACCGTCATTGGGGATAATGTCACCGTTGGGGCTTACGCTGACCTGAAGCGTCCGATTCTCTGGAATGGTTCAATTATTGGTGATGAAGTCCATCTGCGGGCTTGTGTCATTTCCCGAGGAACCCGGGTAGATCGTCGCGCCCATGTCTTAGAAGGTGCGGTTGTCGGTTCTCTGTCAACTGTGGGAGAAGAAGCGCAAATTAGCCCCAGTGTGCGGGTTTGGCCCAGCAAGAAAATTGAATCGGGTGCCAGGTTAAACATGAACCTGATTTGGGGGAGTACAGCGCAACGGAATCTTTTTGGTCAGCGTGGCGTTCAAGGCTTGGCGAATATCGATATTACGCCAGAGTTTGCGGTCAAATTGGGCGCGGCTTACGGATCAACCTTGAAACCGGGGTCTCAAATCACCGTCTCTCGCGATCAACGCAGTATCTCCCGCATGGTATCGCGATCGCTAATTGCGGGCTTGATGTCGGTGGGGGTTCATGTCCAGAACTTAGAAGCCACAGCCATCCCCATCGCTCGTCTGGTTGTACCCACCCTAGCCGTTACCGGAGGGATTCACGTCCGGGTACACCCCGATCGCCCCGACTATATTCTGCTCGAAATTTTTGATTCCCACGGCATCAATATCTCTAAGGCGAAGGAGAAGAAAATTGAAGGGGCTTACTTTAAAGAGGACTTGCGCCGATCCCCGATTCCAGACATCGGCAATGTCAACTACCCCAGCCAGTTACTCGATCTCTATAGTGTCGGCTTTGAGCGGCATTTAAATGTGCAAGCGATTCGCAATAGTGGCGCGAAATTAGTGATTGACTATGCTTATGCAGTTTCTGGGGCAGTTCTCCCCGTCTTGTTGGCGAAATTTGGCTGTGATGCGGTTGTCCTAAATGCCAGCTTAAATCAAATGTCCCTATCTGCCGATGAACGAGAAGGATTGCTCACCCAACTCGGTCAAGTGGTGGAAGCCTTAAAAGCCAATTTTGGCGTGCAGGTGTCCGCGAATGGGGAACAATTGATCTTGGTGGATGAATCCGGAATGCCTGTACGTGGGGAAACCCTAACCGCGCTGATGGTTAGCGTGATGCTGACGGCTAATCCGCGCAGTAGCGTAGTAGTTCCGGTACATACCTCCAGTGCTGTGGAACAAATCGCTCGTCGTCATGATGGTCGAGTGATTCGTACTAAAGCGAATCCAGGGGCGTTGATGGAAGCCTCTCAAACTAATCCTAATGTGGTGTTGGGTGGTTCTGAGGAAATGGGCTTTATTTTCCCGCAACTCCATCCCGGATTTGATGCCATGTTCTGCATCGCCAAGTTAATTGAGATGCTAACCATTCAAGAGCGATCCTTAGGTCAGATCAAGAGCGAATTGCCTCGGGTGTGCCATAAAACCTATACTATGCGTTGTCCTTGGACGGTGAAAGGCGCATTAATGCGCCACTTAGTCGAAACCCACGCCAATGAGGATTTAGAACTCATCGATGGGGTCAAGATAGTGGATCGGCACACAGACAGTTGGGTGTTGATTTTGCCCGATGCTGGAGAACCGCTAGTCCATGTCTTTGCCAACAGCGATGACCGGAATTGGGTTGATGAAAATCTGAGAAAATATCGCACGTATGTGCAAGAGTTCATCGAACAAGAGCAAGGGTTAGAACTGCCCAAAGCTGAATCGACTGTCTAA
- a CDS encoding single-stranded DNA-binding protein, whose amino-acid sequence MNSCVLMAQIVQDPELRYTSDNQTPIAQMLVQFPSVRSDDPPSTLKVVGWGNLAQEIKENYGVGDLVVLEGRLSMNTIERPEGFKEKRAELTTYRVHKLGADTDMGLQTATVSPTMQATTIPSSPKKSENVVPMRSRPAPPTPTPVSAPRDQDYDYSSPIEPPTYEPTTVPNVPPVPDTQKDLDDIPF is encoded by the coding sequence ATGAATAGCTGCGTCTTGATGGCACAAATTGTTCAAGATCCAGAACTGCGTTACACCTCAGATAATCAAACCCCGATTGCCCAAATGCTGGTGCAGTTTCCCAGTGTGCGTTCTGATGATCCACCTTCAACACTTAAAGTAGTCGGTTGGGGCAATTTGGCTCAAGAAATCAAGGAAAACTATGGGGTTGGTGATCTTGTAGTCCTGGAAGGGCGTCTGAGTATGAATACGATTGAGCGCCCCGAAGGATTTAAAGAAAAACGGGCTGAATTAACTACTTATCGAGTTCATAAACTGGGTGCAGATACGGACATGGGGCTACAAACGGCTACCGTTTCCCCAACGATGCAGGCGACAACAATCCCATCATCACCCAAGAAATCAGAGAATGTGGTTCCCATGCGATCGCGTCCCGCCCCTCCAACCCCGACACCTGTATCTGCACCCAGAGATCAGGACTATGATTATTCATCGCCGATTGAGCCGCCGACTTATGAACCGACTACAGTGCCAAACGTTCCCCCGGTTCCTGATACCCAGAAAGATTTAGATGATATTCCGTTTTAA
- a CDS encoding STAS domain-containing protein, whose translation MAIATLNSKLSIVRPTGQVNASNAVELDRQLKSAILSERYSTVLVDMQQVETLDSAGLGVLVSALRLAQQRNQRFSLCSVGDSVRMIFELTQLDQAMEIFESYDAFLATLAAQEDSPRRTMAYA comes from the coding sequence ATGGCAATCGCAACTTTAAACTCCAAATTATCAATCGTTAGACCAACGGGTCAGGTTAATGCCTCTAATGCGGTTGAATTGGATCGGCAACTGAAATCAGCTATTTTGTCGGAACGCTATTCGACGGTGCTGGTGGATATGCAGCAGGTAGAAACCCTTGACAGTGCTGGCTTGGGTGTATTGGTATCAGCATTGCGTTTAGCGCAACAGCGAAACCAGCGCTTTAGCCTTTGCAGTGTGGGGGATTCGGTTCGGATGATTTTTGAGCTAACTCAACTGGATCAAGCTATGGAAATCTTTGAAAGCTATGATGCGTTCTTGGCAACCTTGGCAGCTCAAGAAGACAGCCCAAGACGGACAATGGCGTATGCTTAA
- a CDS encoding 2TM domain-containing protein yields the protein MSVSESTTIQSYHQEELQQILNLAIVRQANGGEFSRTQLVEIAAELGISPANLQLAEQEWRLQQQQQHKRQEFEQYRRSQLKQRLGKYIIVNGFLVVINLLSAGQLSWALYILLFWGAGLGLKTWNTYQLQGDAYEKAFQKWYRQQQFNQLTQSIFTRLNNWIKATG from the coding sequence ATGTCTGTTTCTGAATCCACTACTATCCAGTCTTATCACCAAGAAGAACTCCAGCAAATCCTGAATCTCGCGATCGTCCGTCAAGCCAATGGCGGTGAGTTTTCCCGGACGCAGCTTGTGGAAATTGCGGCTGAATTGGGAATCTCGCCAGCGAACCTCCAACTAGCGGAACAGGAATGGCGGCTTCAGCAACAACAGCAGCACAAGCGCCAGGAGTTTGAACAGTATCGGCGCAGCCAACTTAAGCAGCGGTTGGGCAAATATATTATCGTTAATGGCTTTTTGGTTGTAATTAATCTGCTCAGTGCGGGTCAGCTTTCCTGGGCATTGTATATTCTCTTGTTTTGGGGAGCAGGATTGGGTTTGAAGACGTGGAATACTTATCAACTTCAAGGAGACGCTTATGAAAAAGCGTTTCAAAAGTGGTATCGCCAGCAACAGTTTAATCAGTTGACTCAATCCATTTTTACCCGGCTGAACAATTGGATTAAGGCAACAGGGTGA
- a CDS encoding TIGR03960 family B12-binding radical SAM protein, translating to MTIAPEKLLTKDIIKPARYLGNELGAVHKPWDTAKVRWVLTYPEVYEVGASNLGHIILYNILNTQPRQLCDRAYLPAPDLAAKLRDTQTPLFTVENRRSLTDFDILGFSLSYELGATNILEMLSLAQIPLTWQERANHSITEIPLIFAGGQTATSNPEPYADFLDVVALGDGEELLPEIGLVIEEGKAAGLTRTELLLDLAQIPGVYVPQFYDMAEDGSVHPNRPDVPARILRRVATPIPEYSIGLVPYIETVHDRLTIEVRRGCTRGCRFCQPGMLTRPARDVEPEKVVDAIAKGMGATGYNEFSLLSLSCSDYLSLPAVGLEVKNRLKNENISLSLPSQRVDRFDENIANIIGGTRKSGLTFAPEAGTQRMRDIVNKGLTNEELLRGVKTAFEQGWDKVKLYFMIGLPGETDADVIGIAETVRWLQQECRASGRKRFGFNITISNFTPKPHTPFQWHSVSTSEFIRKQELLRDAFRRIKGVKVNYTDVRISAMEDFVGRGDRRLGAVVRRAWELGAGMDAWWESLDKAFAAWEGAIAESDLTWKYRQIENGEWNVFDGATLSHSDGAGLVASGYKAKDSCETRPYTLSPLPWDHLDTGIDKNWLIEDLQRALDAATVPDCAFEGCSHCGICGTDFGHNIVFEPPQIPEFTGHFKPNQHKAQRLRVWYGKVGEMTLVSHLDLVRLFDRAVRRASLPITFTGGYHPGPRIMIANALSLGMSSSGEIADFELTESMDVAEFQQRLADQLPSDIPVYQVEEADLKVPATTRLLEKAEYRLEVVSEAGSASPQQWQDWVNQVNQAEAIWLEKRTKSGKKKSVNLRDRLFELELIEVKTDTPSQSAVLRYVGSCRNDGTLLRPEDIIYMVEQVGQQEFQLLHSHRQRLILGEAI from the coding sequence ATGACGATCGCACCAGAGAAACTACTGACCAAAGACATCATCAAACCAGCCCGCTACCTGGGAAACGAGTTAGGCGCTGTTCATAAACCCTGGGACACGGCTAAGGTGCGCTGGGTATTAACCTACCCAGAAGTCTATGAAGTGGGTGCATCTAATTTAGGACATATTATTCTCTACAACATCCTAAACACTCAACCTCGACAACTTTGCGATCGCGCTTACTTACCTGCGCCGGATTTAGCCGCGAAATTGCGGGACACTCAGACACCTTTGTTTACAGTCGAAAATCGGCGATCGCTCACGGATTTTGATATCCTGGGATTCAGCCTCAGCTACGAACTTGGGGCGACAAATATCCTAGAAATGCTCTCCTTAGCCCAAATTCCTCTCACTTGGCAAGAACGGGCAAATCACAGCATTACAGAAATTCCCCTCATTTTTGCTGGCGGACAAACCGCGACATCCAACCCAGAACCCTACGCCGACTTTTTAGACGTTGTGGCGCTAGGGGATGGGGAAGAATTACTCCCCGAAATTGGTTTAGTTATTGAAGAAGGCAAAGCCGCCGGATTAACTCGCACTGAATTACTCTTAGACTTGGCGCAGATTCCGGGGGTTTATGTGCCACAATTCTACGACATGGCAGAGGATGGTTCAGTTCATCCCAATCGCCCCGATGTGCCAGCGCGGATTTTGCGGCGAGTCGCTACACCAATACCAGAATATTCTATTGGACTCGTTCCCTATATCGAAACCGTTCATGATCGGCTGACGATTGAAGTTCGGCGTGGCTGCACCAGAGGATGCCGTTTTTGTCAACCGGGAATGCTAACCCGCCCCGCCAGAGATGTGGAACCCGAGAAAGTCGTGGATGCGATCGCAAAGGGAATGGGGGCGACGGGATATAATGAGTTTTCCCTGCTTTCCCTTTCCTGTTCCGATTACCTGTCCCTACCCGCCGTGGGATTGGAAGTAAAGAATCGTCTCAAAAATGAGAACATTTCCCTGTCTCTCCCCAGCCAACGGGTGGATCGGTTTGATGAGAATATTGCCAATATTATCGGTGGTACACGCAAAAGTGGGTTAACCTTCGCCCCAGAAGCCGGCACCCAGCGGATGCGGGATATTGTGAATAAGGGATTGACGAACGAAGAATTGCTGCGGGGTGTGAAGACAGCGTTTGAGCAAGGGTGGGATAAAGTTAAACTCTACTTTATGATTGGCTTGCCCGGTGAAACCGATGCCGATGTGATCGGGATTGCTGAAACCGTGAGGTGGTTGCAGCAAGAATGTCGGGCATCAGGGCGTAAGCGGTTTGGCTTTAATATCACGATTTCTAACTTTACTCCCAAGCCACATACACCATTTCAGTGGCATTCGGTGTCTACGTCTGAGTTTATCCGTAAACAGGAATTATTACGCGATGCTTTTCGTCGGATTAAGGGTGTTAAGGTGAACTACACCGACGTGCGAATTTCGGCAATGGAAGACTTTGTGGGGCGCGGTGACAGACGCTTAGGGGCGGTGGTGCGTCGCGCCTGGGAATTGGGTGCGGGAATGGATGCCTGGTGGGAAAGTTTAGATAAAGCGTTTGCCGCTTGGGAAGGTGCGATCGCCGAATCTGATCTTACCTGGAAATATCGCCAAATCGAAAACGGCGAATGGAATGTGTTTGATGGTGCAACCCTCTCGCACTCAGACGGGGCGGGTTTAGTTGCATCTGGGTATAAAGCAAAGGATAGTTGTGAAACCCGCCCCTACACCCTTTCCCCCTTACCCTGGGATCATTTGGATACCGGGATTGATAAAAACTGGCTAATCGAAGACTTACAACGCGCCTTAGATGCGGCAACTGTACCGGATTGTGCCTTTGAGGGTTGTTCTCACTGTGGGATCTGTGGCACGGATTTCGGTCATAATATTGTCTTTGAACCGCCGCAAATTCCCGAATTTACAGGTCATTTTAAGCCAAATCAACACAAAGCGCAGCGGTTGCGGGTGTGGTACGGTAAGGTGGGCGAAATGACATTAGTCAGTCATTTGGATTTAGTCCGGTTATTTGACCGCGCCGTGAGACGGGCATCGTTACCGATTACCTTTACTGGCGGATATCATCCTGGACCTCGGATTATGATCGCGAATGCGTTGTCATTAGGGATGTCGAGTAGTGGCGAGATAGCCGACTTTGAGTTAACCGAGTCGATGGATGTGGCGGAGTTTCAGCAACGGCTTGCGGATCAGCTTCCGTCAGATATCCCAGTTTATCAGGTTGAAGAAGCGGATTTAAAAGTGCCAGCGACAACCCGACTCTTAGAGAAAGCGGAGTATCGGCTTGAGGTGGTAAGCGAAGCGGGATCAGCATCGCCGCAACAGTGGCAAGATTGGGTTAATCAGGTAAATCAGGCTGAGGCGATTTGGCTAGAGAAGCGCACCAAGTCGGGGAAGAAGAAGTCGGTGAATTTGCGCGATCGCTTATTTGAGTTAGAACTGATAGAGGTGAAAACAGACACCCCATCTCAATCGGCTGTGCTACGGTATGTTGGCAGTTGTCGGAATGATGGCACGCTGTTACGACCTGAAGATATCATTTATATGGTAGAGCAGGTAGGGCAACAGGAATTTCAGTTATTGCACAGTCATCGACAACGGCTCATTTTAGGTGAGGCGATTTAA
- a CDS encoding precorrin-6A/cobalt-precorrin-6A reductase, which yields MPASQRRLWLIGGTSESVQLAEAIASLNLLCLVTVTTAAAKSLYPQTPSLQIQVGRLNGKQIEQLCQQQQITAILDASHPYAVEISRIAIATAQRYQIPYLRFERPLVKGNEGDGDRCRDAPWRVSTVKAGFEQRLSSTAKPNSLNPPLQTQNEPSVITLDSFETLVTGDYLNQQRVLLTVGYKVLSLFQDWQARSTLFARILPAVTSLEAAIAAGFSRDRIIALRPPVPFELEMALWRHWDISRVVTKASGVAGGEATKRQVAAQLGIPLIVIDRPVVTYPQQTSDVAVALEFCQRYL from the coding sequence ATGCCTGCGAGTCAAAGGCGTCTGTGGCTGATTGGTGGAACCAGTGAGAGTGTACAGTTAGCCGAGGCGATCGCGTCTCTCAATTTACTTTGTCTGGTTACGGTGACAACAGCCGCCGCCAAGTCACTTTATCCTCAAACACCCAGCTTACAGATACAAGTGGGGCGCTTGAATGGGAAGCAGATTGAGCAGCTTTGTCAACAGCAGCAGATTACAGCCATACTTGATGCATCTCATCCGTATGCAGTAGAAATTTCCCGAATTGCGATCGCGACTGCACAACGTTACCAAATTCCCTACCTGCGTTTTGAACGTCCTCTGGTTAAGGGAAACGAGGGAGATGGGGACAGGTGTAGAGACGCGCCATGGCGCGTCTCTACAGTCAAGGCGGGTTTTGAACAAAGGTTATCATCAACAGCGAAACCCAATTCCCTAAACCCGCCCCTACAGACGCAGAATGAACCCTCTGTAATTACCTTAGACAGCTTTGAAACGTTGGTGACTGGTGATTATTTGAACCAGCAACGGGTACTGTTAACCGTTGGTTATAAAGTTTTATCCTTATTTCAAGACTGGCAAGCGCGATCGACTTTATTTGCTCGGATTCTTCCCGCCGTTACGTCTCTAGAGGCGGCTATCGCAGCCGGATTTAGTCGCGATCGCATTATTGCACTACGCCCCCCTGTACCTTTTGAATTGGAAATGGCACTCTGGCGTCACTGGGATATTTCACGGGTAGTGACTAAGGCGTCTGGGGTAGCTGGGGGAGAGGCGACGAAGCGACAAGTAGCGGCGCAGTTGGGAATTCCATTAATTGTCATTGATCGTCCGGTGGTAACGTATCCACAGCAAACCAGTGATGTCGCTGTAGCGTTGGAGTTTTGCCAGAGATATTTATAG
- a CDS encoding pentapeptide repeat-containing protein yields MKTKLKRLIFWVRKFSVHFVAYFWKLPTWSVVVGATVLVIGVILITDENSQLSKILNNVEAISIFAAVVLFLKETPNRKKQFYYQAWRTIDAAHGRQTSYARVQALQDLNEDGVSLRGLNIPGTNLQRINLPKAFLYEANLQEVNLITADLSNSHLDKAKLHKAKLNAAKLSGACLIATDLSHADLSEVNLKGADLIDANLSNANLIGANLKGADLSRADLSHANLSRTDLSQADLMDTILSDADLSGANLSYADFNNADLSNADLSGANLRNTDFTDANLSGANLSGADLRGADLSDANLSDVNLSDANLSQVDISHAYLDGVNLQPTKF; encoded by the coding sequence GTGAAGACAAAACTTAAGCGATTAATCTTTTGGGTACGAAAATTTTCAGTTCATTTCGTCGCTTATTTCTGGAAGTTACCCACTTGGTCAGTTGTTGTCGGAGCGACTGTTCTGGTTATCGGCGTGATCCTGATTACGGATGAGAACTCTCAACTCTCTAAAATTCTGAACAATGTTGAAGCTATCAGTATTTTTGCGGCGGTTGTTTTATTTTTAAAAGAAACGCCGAATCGAAAGAAACAATTCTATTACCAAGCTTGGCGCACAATAGACGCTGCCCATGGACGACAAACTAGCTATGCCCGGGTTCAAGCCCTGCAAGATTTGAATGAAGATGGTGTGAGTTTGAGAGGACTCAATATTCCGGGAACAAATTTACAACGTATCAACTTACCGAAAGCGTTTCTCTATGAAGCTAACTTACAAGAAGTCAATTTAATTACCGCTGATCTGAGTAACAGTCACCTGGATAAAGCGAAACTTCATAAAGCGAAACTGAATGCTGCGAAACTCTCTGGTGCTTGCTTGATTGCCACCGATCTGAGTCATGCGGATCTGAGTGAAGTTAACCTGAAAGGTGCGGATCTGATTGATGCTAACCTGAGCAATGCTAATCTTATTGGTGCTAATTTAAAGGGGGCGGACTTGAGTCGGGCGGATTTAAGTCATGCTAACTTGAGTAGAACGGATCTGAGTCAAGCCGATTTGATGGATACTATCCTAAGTGACGCTGATCTGAGTGGGGCTAATCTGAGTTATGCTGACTTCAATAATGCGGATTTAAGTAATGCTGATTTGAGTGGGGCTAATCTGAGAAATACTGATTTTACCGATGCTAATTTAAGTGGTGCTAACTTAAGCGGGGCAGATTTGAGGGGGGCAGATTTGAGTGATGCTAATCTGAGTGATGTTAATCTGAGTGACGCTAATCTGAGTCAAGTTGATATCAGCCATGCTTATCTTGATGGCGTCAATCTCCAGCCCACTAAATTTTAA
- a CDS encoding site-2 protease family protein — translation MNGSIRVGNLLGIPFYVNPSWFLVLALVTFEFGGYLGGFAGLTGILPWVLGFVGALLLFASVLAHELGHSLVAIRQGIEVKSITLFLFGGLASLEKESQTPADAFWVAIAGPLVSLALFALFTGIGVSSGVSGPLAAILSLLASINLVLALFNLIPGLPLDGGNILKSVVWKITGNPYRGVVFASRVGQVVGWMGISIGILSVLGLSNFGSIWTLLIGVFLLQNAGMSAQSATLQEKLQDLKAEDAVIPESPIISADLSLRDFANNYIIGKKEWRKFLVTDEQGQLIGAIAVDDLKTIPTSNWTTTPVSELIQPVDLDAIVKSDQSLLEVITLLEQGKFTQLPVVRENGVLVGLLEKASIVSLLEKRTQTNPA, via the coding sequence ATGAACGGTAGTATTCGGGTTGGTAATTTATTGGGGATTCCCTTTTATGTAAATCCCTCCTGGTTTTTAGTTCTAGCTTTGGTCACCTTTGAGTTTGGCGGGTATCTCGGCGGGTTTGCCGGATTGACGGGTATTTTACCCTGGGTGCTGGGATTCGTGGGGGCGCTGTTGCTATTTGCTTCGGTTTTAGCCCATGAATTGGGGCATAGTTTAGTCGCCATTCGCCAGGGCATTGAGGTGAAATCGATTACCCTGTTTCTCTTTGGGGGTCTAGCCAGCTTGGAGAAGGAATCTCAAACGCCAGCCGACGCATTCTGGGTGGCGATCGCGGGTCCTTTAGTTAGTTTAGCCCTTTTTGCCCTATTTACGGGTATCGGCGTGAGCAGCGGCGTCTCTGGTCCCTTGGCAGCCATTCTCAGTTTACTGGCTTCGATCAATTTAGTTTTAGCCCTGTTCAACCTGATTCCTGGCTTACCGTTAGATGGTGGCAATATCCTCAAGTCCGTGGTTTGGAAAATCACCGGGAATCCCTATCGAGGTGTTGTTTTTGCCAGCCGGGTTGGTCAGGTTGTCGGATGGATGGGAATCAGCATCGGTATCCTTTCTGTCTTGGGACTGAGTAATTTTGGTAGTATCTGGACGCTATTAATTGGGGTATTCCTGCTGCAAAATGCGGGTATGTCGGCGCAATCAGCCACCCTGCAAGAAAAACTCCAGGATCTGAAAGCTGAAGATGCGGTAATTCCAGAGAGTCCAATTATCTCGGCTGATCTGTCGCTGCGGGACTTTGCCAACAACTACATTATCGGTAAAAAAGAATGGCGCAAGTTCTTGGTGACTGATGAACAAGGACAATTGATCGGTGCGATCGCGGTTGATGATCTCAAAACTATCCCCACCTCAAACTGGACAACGACTCCAGTCAGTGAACTGATCCAGCCTGTGGATTTGGATGCGATCGTCAAATCTGATCAGTCTCTGTTAGAAGTGATTACGCTGCTGGAACAAGGCAAATTTACTCAATTGCCTGTGGTGCGCGAAAATGGAGTCCTGGTTGGGCTGTTGGAAAAGGCATCAATTGTTAGTCTCCTAGAGAAGCGAACTCAAACCAATCCCGCTTAA